From a single Populus nigra chromosome 18, ddPopNigr1.1, whole genome shotgun sequence genomic region:
- the LOC133678863 gene encoding putative disease resistance protein RGA3 has protein sequence MEVMGRECFKALAARSFFQDFKKEKGDGSIYACKMHDMVHDFAQNLTKNESFSVEIDGAAESKIDSFSRDARHFKVVFKNYETDSFPATIYSLKKLRSLIVDGRPSLMNAALPKLIANLSCLRTLKLSGCGIVEVPSNIGKLIHLRHVDLSQNEFRELPKEMCELYNMLTLDVSLCEKLEKLPDNIGKLVKLRYLSVRVYWSDSSFVKIRGVKGLSSLRGLDEFHVSGSGEESNIEDLRNLNHLQGSLGIKWLRDVKDPDEVKKTELKSKKYLTELDLWFGSRTNRRIIRDDKVLEALEPPPDVDLLRIYSY, from the coding sequence ATGGAAGTAATGGGTCGTGAGTGCTTCAAAGCTTTAGCTGCACGCTCTTTCTTTCAagattttaagaaagaaaagggtGATGGTAGCATTTATGCTTGTAAGATGCATGACATGGTGCATGATTTTGCACAAAACTTGACAAAAAATGAAAGTTTTAGTGTAGAGATCGATGGTGCGGCAGAGTCAAAGATAGACTCTTTTTCTAGAGATGCCCGACACTTCAAGgtagtatttaaaaattatgaaactgaCTCATTTCCTGCAACCATCTATAGTTTGAAAAAGCTTCGCAGCCTGATTGTTGATGGTCGTCCTTCATTAATGAATGCAGCCTTACCTAAATTAATCGCTAATTTGAGTTGTTTAAGAACATTGAAGTTGTCAGGATGTGGAATAGTAGAAGTCCCATCCAACATAGGAAAGTTGATACACCTGAGGCATGTTGACTTGTCTCAGAATGAGTTCAGGGAGTTACCTAAAGAGATGTGTGAGTTGTATAATATGCTAACTTTAGATGTCTCGTTGTGTGAGAAACTTGAAAAATTGCCTGATAACATAGGAAAACTAGTGAAATTAAGATATCTCAGTGTTCGTGTTTATTGGAGTGACTCGTCGTTTGTAAAGATAAGGGGAGTTAAGGGGTTAAGTTCTCTTCGGGGATTAGATGAATTCCATGTGAGTGGTAGTGGTGAAGAGTCTAATATCGAGGATTTGAGAAACTTGAACCACCTTCAAGGATCTCTTGGTATAAAATGGTTGAGAGATGTGAAAGATCCAGATGAGGTTAAGAAAACAGAACTTAAGAGTAAGAAATACCTCACTGAGTTAGATTTATGGTTTGGATCGAGGACAAATAGGAGGATAATTCGCGATGATAAAGTCCTTGAAGCCTTAGAACCACCTCCAGACGTTGATTTGTTGAGGATATATAGTTACTAA